The genomic interval TCGCCGGCATGAAGTTCGGTGACCGGAATGGCGTTCTTGCCCTGCATCACGGAGAGGTGCGAGAGCTTCTCGCTGGTGTTGCGGGTGAAGTTCTGCAACGTGGCATCGTTCTTCAAAACTCCGGAATAGACCTTGAGATAGGAGATTCGTCCGGCAAATGGATCAGAGACGGTTTTGAAGACATATAAGGAGACGGGCTCGGAGTCGGCAATCTTCCGGGTCGGCGGTTCGCCGTTATTGGGGGTAGCGATGGCCTTTACCGGAGCGCGATCGGTAGCTGCCGGCGCGTACTCCACTATGAAGTCCATGGCGAGATCGGCGCCGATGTTGCCCAGTCCAGAGGTAAACAGGACCGGGAAAATGCGATCCTCGCGGATGGCGTCGTGCAATGCTGGGACGAGGTCTTCTACAGGAATAGTGCCTTTCTCAAAAAATTCTTCCATGAGCGCGTCGTTGCCTTCGGCAATCATTTCGACCAATTTTTCGTGCGCGCTTTGCACCGCGTCGGCCATGTTGGAGGGGATTTCAATCTCTTTCCCTTTTCCGCTACCGCCCAGTTCATAGCTGTAAGCCTTCATCTTCACCAGGTCCACGAGGCCGCTGAGGTTCTTCTCACTGCCGATGGGAAACTGCACCGGCATTACGGCGCGCCCGAAGGCCGCGCTCAGCGATTGCAACACACGGCTGGCGTCGGCACGCTCGCGATCCATGCGGCTGGCAATGATGATGCGCGGCAGATTGACCTCTTCGGCGAAGCCCCACACGCGGTCGGTGACCACTTCAACGCCGGAGACGCCGTCCACCACGACGGCCACCGACTCGACCGCCGGCATGGCCAGCTTGGCCTCGTGCACGAATATGCTGAATCCGGGAAGATCAATGAGGTTGATTTTGCTCTTGCCCCATTCGGCAACGGCCAGAGTTCCGGAGATGGACATCTTGCGGGCAATTTCTTCTTCGTCGTAGTCGGTGACGGAGGTGCCGTCATCTACGCGGCCCAGGCGCGGAGTTGCGCCGGCTGTGGCCAGCATGGCGGAGACCAACGATGTTTTGCCGGCGTGGCCATGACCGACCACCGCTACATTACGGATATTTGCGCCTTCATAGGTTTTCACGAGCGACTCCTTTGATCATGCCAGACGCCTGTTGCGTCGGTGGAGTCCCGTCGGTTGTGTAGGCGGGATACGGGCGCCCGGCAGAGGGCCTGCCAAAACCTCGATGCTACCACGGCTGGATTTGGAGGCTCAATAGAGGGTTGGAGGGCAGACAGCAGCCGGGTTGAGCATTCGACACGCGGGCCACAAAGCGGTAACCTGAGTCGGTTTGCCCCATCTGAACGTGAGCAACCCGCCCATGCAGCGCTTCGTCGTCAGGTTGTTTATGCCTCTGCTGCTGTGGGGGACGTTTGCTCCGCTGGCGCTAGCGCAAACGCAGAGGCAGGCGCATAGCTGCTGCGTTCGGAAACAGCACAGCTGTTCCACGACGCATGATGCCGGTTTCCAAGCTGCTGATTGTTCACACCGCTGTTGCCGAGGGTTGGCGGTGCGGCGTAGTGCGCTTCCGGTGGCTTCGATTTCGGCAAGGTACGACAGCCGCGCGACTGTCGCTGCGGATTTAGTTCCTGCTTCTGCGCGAGCCCTCATTTCCGCTGGTACTCACTCCTCCAGAGCCCCACCTGTAAACGCCTGATCAATCTAAGCTGCAATGTGTGTTGGTGACGTGCCTACATCCGCCCAAACGAAGCTTGGACGGGGCACCCACGGACGCGGCGTTTTTGGAAGGGCACTCTGGCGCCACAGGAGAAGTTCATGCGATGCATCTTCGCGTTCTGCGGAATAGCGATCATGTTGTTGTCGGGAGAAGCAAGCGCGACCATTTTCGGTAGCATTCGTGGCCTGATACACGACCCGCAACATCGGCCAGTTCAGGGCGCACAAGTCACCCTGAGCGCGGCGAACTCCGCGTGGACGAAGTCAGGCAGCAGCGACGATTCGGGGAGCTTTCGTTTTGACGCGGTGCCGATTGGTGAGTACAAGGTCACGGTGACGAAACCGGGATTTGATTCGGTTACACAGACGGTTGTCGTCAAGTCAGACAGCGAGCCGATCCTACATTTTCAGCTCTACCTGCCCAAGCTGTCGGAAACTGTGAACGTCTCTGGCGAACCGGAAGCGGCCCAAACCGCCGAATCCGCGACTCCTTCGACGCTGGTGAATCGAATTGATGTTCAGCGCACTCCCGGGGCGGACCGCACTAATAGCCTGGCAATCATCACCAATTTCGTTCCCGGATCCTACATGGTGCACGACCAATTGCACGTTCGGGGCGGCCATCAGGTGAGCTGGCTGATTGATGGGGTACAGGTCCCCAACACCAATATTGCCAGCAACGTGGGGCCGCAATTCGATCCGAAAGACATTGACTACCTTGAGGTGCAGCGCGGCAGTTATGAGGCGCAGTACGGTGACCGGACTTATGGCGTATTTAATGTGGTGCCCCGCACCGGCTTCGAGCGGAATAACCAGGCCGAGCTGGTTACAACATTCGGCAACTTCAAGCAGACCAACGACCAAATTAATTTCGGTAGCCACAGCGAGCGCTTTGCTTATTACGGCAGCCTGAACGGGAACCGAACCGACCTGGGTCTTGAAACTCCAGTTGGCAAAATCATTCACGATGCTGCAAACGGATACGGTGGGTTTGGCAGCTTTATTTACAACATCAACCAGGCCAATCAGCTGCGATTAGTTACGTCAGCGCGTCGCGACTACTATCAGGTGCCGAATACGCCAGAGCAGGAAGCCACGGGCATCCGCGACGGGCAACACGAGGGCGATGCCTTCGTTAACTTTTCCTGGGTGAGGACCTTCGGTTCAGGAGTCCTGTTGACGGTGTCGCCTTTCTATCACCACAACAGCGCCAATTTCGACGGTGGAGCGAATGACTTCCCGGTCAGCACCACCGATCACCATACGTCAGAATATGCCGGAGGCCAGGCCACGCTGAGCGCCAGCTTATGGCGCAACGATGTGCAGGCCGGGTTTTACGGATTTGGCCAGCGCGATAATCAATTCTTAGGTTTGACGTTCAATGACAACAGCAGTCCCGATCTGCGGGAGCGCCAGAAGATTGCCGGAAGTGTTGAAGCCGTATTTCTGGAGGACAAATTTAAGGTCACGCCCTGGCTGACAGTCTTGGGGGGTGTGCGTCAGACTCATTTCTCCGGCGCAATTGTGGAGAACGCAACCAGCCCGAGGGTGGGCGCTTCCCTGCGGGTCCCTTATCTGAACTGGGTGTTCAGAGGATTCTACGGGAAGTTCTACCAACCGCCTCCTCTGATCACAGCCTCAGGCCCGCTGCTCCAGTTTGTGAACAGCCAGAACCTGGGGTTCATCCCGCTCCATGGAGAGCAAGATGAAGAACACCAATTCGGGGTGACAATTCCGTTCAAAAACTGGACTCTTGACACGGACTATTTCCGGACGCGTGCCCGCAACTATTTCGACCACAACAGTGTGGGCAACTCCAATATTTTCTTTCCGCTGACCATTGATGGGGCTTTGATTCGGGGGTGGGAAACGACCTTACGCTCGCCCCGAATTGGGGGCCGTGCCCAAATTCATCTGGCATATTCCAATCAAATTGCCCAAGGCCGTGGAGGAATCAGCGGGGGGCTGACTGACTTTTCCCCGCCCGCAGGCTTCTTTCTACTCGACCACAACCAGCGGCACACGCTCAACGTGGGCGCGGACATTAGTCTGCCGTGGCGAACCTTCGCTTCGACGAACGTGTACTACGGCTCCGGATTTGCCCTGGAGGACGGTCCGCCCGACCACTTGCCTGGCCACACGACGGTGGACCTTTCTCTGGGCAAGGAGTTCGGAGAGAGACTGGCACTTTCGGTGAACGCGTTGAACGTGGCGAACCGGCACCTGTTGATAGACAACAGCTTGACCTTTGGGGGAAGCCACTACAACAATCCGCGGGAGATTTATGTGGAGCTGCGCTACCGGTTCAAGTACTAGGAGGCAGAATTACCGGAGTACCCGGGACGTGAGCTTTCAAGTAACATAGATAAGAGTACAGAGTGGCCGCAATGCGGCCCAAACTGCATCTAATTCAAGGTACCGGAAACGGTCCCTAAAAACTCAACCAAGGTCAATTCAATGAAGTCGCTTGCTATTTATCTAGTCGCAATAATCGCTGTGCCCCTGCTGATGGCGGTGATGGCGCTGGCCGCTGGTCCCCAGGACACTTCTGCGCTCCATCCGCCCAAGGGGGCAAAGGTCGCCATTGTGGTTTTCGAGGACCTGCAATGCCCGCAGTGCGCCCGGACGGCGCCGCTGCTGGAGCAGGCGGCAAAGACCTACAAGATTCCGGTGGTGCGCCACGATTTCCCGCTGCCCAAGCATAATTGGTCTTACGATGCTGCGATCCTCGCCCGCTACTTCGATACTCATTCGGTAAAAGTGGGGAATGAATTCCGCGACGCGGTGTTTGCGAACCAGATTGACATCACCCCGCAGAACCTGCGCGCATTCGCCGAAAAATTTGCCAGCGAGCACAAGGTTGACCTTCCTTTTGTGGTTGATCCGCAGGGCGAGCTGGCGGCAAAAGTGAATGCCGATCGCACTTTGGGAAATCGAGTCGGCATTGATCACACGCCTACGGTTTACATCGTGACCGACAAAGCCTCAGGCACCCCGTTCGTTGAAGTGAAGGACAACACCCAGCTCTTCCAGACCATAGACAGCATGAAGCGGGACTAGGCCCGCAGCGGCGGATGCTTCAGGTGAAAGCCGGTCAGGTCCTGATAGGCTTTAGCCACAGCTAGCAGCTTTTCTTCTCCGAATAAATTGCCGAGGAAAGTCAGGCTTGACGGTGTGCCATCCTCGCGGAAGCCATTGGGCAGAATCAGCGCCGGATGGCCGGTAAGGTTCGTGATGGTTAGCTGATCGGAATCACTGGACGCCAGCAGCACGTCAACGTTCTTGAAAATCTCCGCCATTTTCTCCATCCATAGCGTGCGCGCGCGGTTTGCGTTGACGTAGTCCACCGCAGGAATAAAGCGCGCAGCGCGCCAAACGTTGGGCCAGTCATCTTTGGCTTGCGCGGTGAGCAGTTTGTCGCGGCCGGTGCGAGTCAGTTCGTCAAAAGCCGCTCCCGATTCTGCCAGCAAAATGATTTGCAGCTCGTCCACCGGTAAGTTGGGCAGCTCGATGGGAACGGGCTTGATGCCAAGCTGCGGAAAACGAGCGAGGGCTGACTGCAGGAAGGCCACATCCTTTCGCCGGCGCTCGAGGAAGGTTGCGCGCTCAGCCTTTTCCTGTGCAGTCATGCCCTGTTCGCTTTCTGTGTCAGGTTTGAACTTGCCTTCGAAGTCGGCCTTGATGTATCCGACGCGTACGGTTTTCGGACCCAGAGTGGCATCCCAGTTAAAGGGCACGTTCAGCGTGCTGCGATCGTGACCATCCGGGCCGTTGATGGCGCGCATGACGATGGCGCAATCTTCCACCGACCGGCATATCGGGCCGAGGTGGTCCATGCTCCAGGTGAGCGCCATGCCCCCGCTGCGGGGAACGCGACCGAAAGTGGGACGCAGGCCGGTAGTACCGCAGCGCGAAGAAGGCGACGAAATCGAGCCCAGAGTTTCAGAGCCAATCCCGAATGCCATGCAGCCGGCAGCAGTGGCCGAAGCCGATCCCGCGGATGAGCCGCTGGATCCTTCCGCGGGGTTCCACGGATTACGGGTCTTGCCGCCGAACCACACGTCGCCGTTAGCCAGGGCGCCGAGTGTGGTTTTGCCCAGCAACACTGCGCCCGCTGCATCCAGTCGCTGCACCACGGTGGCGTCTTGGTTGATCTGCTGATGTTCGAAGCCCGCAGCGCCCCAGGTGGTCGGATAGCCCTTCACGGCCAGTAGATCTTTGGCGCCCCAGGGCAAGCCGTGCAAAGGACCGCGGTACTTACCGGCTGCGATTTCGCGGTCAGCTTCACGCGCCTGCACCCGCGCTCGATCTTCGGTGTAAGTGATCATGTATTTCAGCAGCGGGTCGTAGCGCTTCAAGCGCTCAAGATACATATAAGTGAGCGCCGAGGAAGAAACCTTCCGGGTGCGAACCAGTTCGCCCAGTTCGCGGGCGCTGGCGAAGGCGACATCCTCCAGGTTGCGCGGAGCCCTTGCCACCGTGATACGGCCCAGCCGCATGGGCCGGGTTTGACGTTCGAAGCTCATGCCCGGCAGCACGGGATTGAAAATCAGGGCCATCTGCACGTCGTTTGGCAGGTGGAGCTCGCGGATCTTCTCGTAGGCCTTCAGCTGATCATTCAGTAGGCTGAGCATGAGCTGCTTTTGGCTGTCTTCTATGGTCACGCCTGCGATGGCGGCTGCGCCGGCGATCATCTCAGCGG from Terriglobales bacterium carries:
- a CDS encoding thioredoxin domain-containing protein is translated as MKSLAIYLVAIIAVPLLMAVMALAAGPQDTSALHPPKGAKVAIVVFEDLQCPQCARTAPLLEQAAKTYKIPVVRHDFPLPKHNWSYDAAILARYFDTHSVKVGNEFRDAVFANQIDITPQNLRAFAEKFASEHKVDLPFVVDPQGELAAKVNADRTLGNRVGIDHTPTVYIVTDKASGTPFVEVKDNTQLFQTIDSMKRD
- a CDS encoding TonB-dependent receptor gives rise to the protein MRCIFAFCGIAIMLLSGEASATIFGSIRGLIHDPQHRPVQGAQVTLSAANSAWTKSGSSDDSGSFRFDAVPIGEYKVTVTKPGFDSVTQTVVVKSDSEPILHFQLYLPKLSETVNVSGEPEAAQTAESATPSTLVNRIDVQRTPGADRTNSLAIITNFVPGSYMVHDQLHVRGGHQVSWLIDGVQVPNTNIASNVGPQFDPKDIDYLEVQRGSYEAQYGDRTYGVFNVVPRTGFERNNQAELVTTFGNFKQTNDQINFGSHSERFAYYGSLNGNRTDLGLETPVGKIIHDAANGYGGFGSFIYNINQANQLRLVTSARRDYYQVPNTPEQEATGIRDGQHEGDAFVNFSWVRTFGSGVLLTVSPFYHHNSANFDGGANDFPVSTTDHHTSEYAGGQATLSASLWRNDVQAGFYGFGQRDNQFLGLTFNDNSSPDLRERQKIAGSVEAVFLEDKFKVTPWLTVLGGVRQTHFSGAIVENATSPRVGASLRVPYLNWVFRGFYGKFYQPPPLITASGPLLQFVNSQNLGFIPLHGEQDEEHQFGVTIPFKNWTLDTDYFRTRARNYFDHNSVGNSNIFFPLTIDGALIRGWETTLRSPRIGGRAQIHLAYSNQIAQGRGGISGGLTDFSPPAGFFLLDHNQRHTLNVGADISLPWRTFASTNVYYGSGFALEDGPPDHLPGHTTVDLSLGKEFGERLALSVNALNVANRHLLIDNSLTFGGSHYNNPREIYVELRYRFKY
- the fusA gene encoding elongation factor G, translated to MKTYEGANIRNVAVVGHGHAGKTSLVSAMLATAGATPRLGRVDDGTSVTDYDEEEIARKMSISGTLAVAEWGKSKINLIDLPGFSIFVHEAKLAMPAVESVAVVVDGVSGVEVVTDRVWGFAEEVNLPRIIIASRMDRERADASRVLQSLSAAFGRAVMPVQFPIGSEKNLSGLVDLVKMKAYSYELGGSGKGKEIEIPSNMADAVQSAHEKLVEMIAEGNDALMEEFFEKGTIPVEDLVPALHDAIREDRIFPVLFTSGLGNIGADLAMDFIVEYAPAATDRAPVKAIATPNNGEPPTRKIADSEPVSLYVFKTVSDPFAGRISYLKVYSGVLKNDATLQNFTRNTSEKLSHLSVMQGKNAIPVTELHAGDIGAVAKLRDTLTGDTLSEKSSPIQFPKVSLLEPAITFAIEPKTRADEDKLSNGIHKLMEEDAMLRFFRDEQTKEFLIAGTGQQHIEVVVSKLKKRYHTEVNLKAPKVPYRETIRGKADVEGRHKKQTGGHGQFGVCRIKMEPLPRGAGFEFVNDIFGGAIPKNFIPAVEKGIRDTAERGYLARYPVVDFRVILYDGKYHDVDSNDLSFQLAGRLAFRAAMEQAKPTLLEPIMAVEITVPDEFAGSIMGDLNGRRGRIQGMDNKGGKTLIKAEVPMAEMLTYGVDLTSMTQGRGTFHMEMAHYDLVPQQLQEKIIAQVKAERGEAVVVEE
- a CDS encoding amidase translates to MAVCSSIGLGSTLFPGVLWGMSQESSSPAATPGPQPSPSPTPKKITAEMIAGAAAIAGVTIEDSQKQLMLSLLNDQLKAYEKIRELHLPNDVQMALIFNPVLPGMSFERQTRPMRLGRITVARAPRNLEDVAFASARELGELVRTRKVSSSALTYMYLERLKRYDPLLKYMITYTEDRARVQAREADREIAAGKYRGPLHGLPWGAKDLLAVKGYPTTWGAAGFEHQQINQDATVVQRLDAAGAVLLGKTTLGALANGDVWFGGKTRNPWNPAEGSSGSSAGSASATAAGCMAFGIGSETLGSISSPSSRCGTTGLRPTFGRVPRSGGMALTWSMDHLGPICRSVEDCAIVMRAINGPDGHDRSTLNVPFNWDATLGPKTVRVGYIKADFEGKFKPDTESEQGMTAQEKAERATFLERRRKDVAFLQSALARFPQLGIKPVPIELPNLPVDELQIILLAESGAAFDELTRTGRDKLLTAQAKDDWPNVWRAARFIPAVDYVNANRARTLWMEKMAEIFKNVDVLLASSDSDQLTITNLTGHPALILPNGFREDGTPSSLTFLGNLFGEEKLLAVAKAYQDLTGFHLKHPPLRA